Proteins from a single region of Flavobacterium sp. YJ01:
- a CDS encoding type I restriction endonuclease subunit R, with protein sequence MSKQSEQILEEQLVIQLQKLGYKYKTIANERELLENLKTQLEKHNNIHFSQAEFEKVMNIITKGSVFEKAKILRETKHHILRDNGENLYFEFLNVEHWCQNEYQVTNQITQEGKYENRYDVTLLINGLPLVQIELKRRGLEMKEAFNQISRYQKHSLGAGKGLFHFVQLFIISNGVNTKYFSNFGTHKQEYLQTFHWTDENNNPLNNILNGFTDAFLEPCHISKMICKYIVLNETDKKLMVLRPYQYYAVESIIKRVTENEILNGYNVEKNGYIWHTTGSGKTLTSFKASQILSKITAIKKVVFVVDRKDLDYQTNKEYDSFSKGSVSSATNTDDLIKKFNDPNVKIIVTTIQKLNNAISVRNLTKMKALKNERMVFIFDECHRSQFGDTHQNIVSYFENIQLFGFTGTPILAENANGEKTTASLFGKCLHKYVITDAIRDENVLRFSIEYIQTFKKKDNIIDLKVEKINETEVFEAPERKEAIVDYIIQHHDQKTQSKKFCAMMCVQDIDAIIEYYEIFKRKRLNGEHNLKIATIFSYTQNEEEIEDQLASRLNIATEPQAEYGLKPHRRELLEVYVHDFNELFGTAENIKDTEGFYNYYNAVARKSKHPKHETDILLVANMFLTGYDSKNLNTLYVDKNLQYHGLIQAFSRTNRTLDKNKTQGNIVCFRNLKDKTDEAIALFSNKEAIDEIIVEPYEVYTEKFNEVTKKLLEIAPKIDAVDHLYSEEDKLQFILTFRALIRLHKKMSHYSEFTWNDLEIEEQLFADYTSKYLDLKDKLSNSSPIEKTSILNDIDFELELIRRDTINVTYIIQLLIKYKLKHSSKDKEIIEKEISNLLNTEVSLRSKRELIEKFIQESLPHISDTDIIPEEFEKFWNEEQDKALKDLVKTENLSDEKTEKLIENYLFTEREPLRKEILDLRIDGRPSVLKSKEVGDRILNKILDFVDTFVNGISGI encoded by the coding sequence TTGAGCAAACAGTCTGAACAAATCTTAGAGGAACAACTTGTAATCCAATTACAAAAATTAGGATATAAATATAAGACTATTGCAAATGAAAGAGAGTTGCTGGAAAACTTAAAAACGCAACTAGAAAAGCACAATAATATTCACTTTAGTCAGGCTGAATTTGAAAAAGTAATGAATATCATTACCAAGGGTTCAGTCTTTGAGAAAGCCAAAATATTACGTGAAACGAAACATCATATTTTAAGAGATAACGGAGAAAATCTTTATTTTGAATTTCTTAACGTAGAGCATTGGTGTCAAAATGAATACCAAGTTACGAATCAAATTACTCAGGAAGGTAAATACGAAAATCGTTATGATGTTACTTTACTAATTAATGGGCTTCCATTGGTGCAAATAGAACTGAAACGTAGGGGTCTGGAGATGAAAGAGGCTTTCAACCAAATAAGCCGTTATCAGAAGCATAGTCTTGGAGCAGGGAAGGGCTTATTTCATTTTGTACAACTGTTCATAATCAGTAATGGCGTAAATACAAAGTATTTCAGCAATTTTGGTACACATAAACAGGAATATCTGCAAACTTTCCATTGGACAGACGAGAACAATAATCCTCTCAATAACATTCTTAATGGTTTTACTGATGCCTTCTTAGAGCCTTGTCATATAAGTAAAATGATATGTAAATACATTGTACTTAACGAAACTGATAAAAAACTAATGGTTCTTCGCCCATATCAGTACTATGCCGTGGAAAGTATTATAAAGAGAGTAACGGAAAACGAAATATTAAATGGCTACAATGTTGAGAAAAATGGATATATCTGGCATACTACAGGAAGTGGAAAAACCTTAACAAGTTTCAAAGCCAGCCAAATATTATCAAAAATAACTGCTATTAAAAAAGTAGTTTTTGTAGTAGATAGAAAGGATTTGGATTATCAAACTAATAAGGAATATGATAGTTTTAGTAAAGGCTCAGTAAGCTCAGCAACTAACACAGATGATCTTATAAAGAAATTCAATGATCCAAATGTAAAAATTATTGTTACAACCATTCAAAAGCTTAATAATGCCATTTCGGTTAGAAATTTAACTAAAATGAAAGCTCTTAAAAATGAAAGAATGGTTTTTATTTTTGACGAATGTCATCGTTCACAATTTGGCGATACACACCAAAACATTGTTAGCTATTTTGAAAATATTCAATTATTTGGCTTTACGGGTACACCCATCTTGGCAGAAAATGCTAATGGAGAAAAAACCACAGCCAGTTTATTTGGGAAATGCCTTCACAAATATGTAATTACTGATGCTATCAGAGATGAAAATGTTTTGCGATTCTCAATTGAATATATTCAAACTTTTAAGAAAAAAGATAATATAATTGACTTGAAGGTTGAAAAAATTAATGAAACAGAAGTTTTTGAAGCTCCTGAACGGAAAGAAGCAATTGTTGATTATATAATTCAGCACCACGATCAGAAAACACAATCCAAAAAATTCTGTGCGATGATGTGCGTCCAAGATATTGATGCCATTATTGAGTACTATGAAATTTTTAAACGTAAGAGGCTGAATGGTGAGCACAATTTAAAAATAGCTACAATTTTTAGTTATACTCAAAACGAAGAAGAGATAGAGGACCAATTGGCTAGTCGATTGAATATAGCTACAGAACCACAAGCGGAATATGGATTAAAACCACATCGTAGAGAATTATTGGAAGTCTATGTACATGATTTTAATGAATTATTCGGAACGGCAGAGAATATTAAGGATACCGAAGGCTTTTACAATTATTATAATGCAGTTGCTAGAAAATCAAAACATCCTAAACATGAGACGGATATTTTATTAGTAGCAAATATGTTTTTAACAGGTTATGATAGTAAAAATCTGAATACATTATATGTCGATAAAAATCTCCAATACCACGGACTTATTCAAGCTTTTAGCCGTACAAATCGTACACTAGACAAAAATAAGACACAGGGTAACATTGTATGTTTTAGAAATTTAAAAGATAAAACAGATGAAGCAATTGCATTATTTAGTAACAAGGAAGCAATTGATGAAATCATTGTAGAACCTTATGAAGTTTATACTGAAAAATTCAACGAGGTAACTAAAAAATTGCTTGAAATTGCTCCTAAAATTGATGCTGTCGATCATTTGTATTCAGAAGAAGATAAATTACAGTTCATTTTAACATTCAGAGCACTTATACGCTTACACAAAAAAATGAGCCATTATTCCGAATTTACTTGGAATGATTTGGAAATAGAGGAGCAGCTATTTGCAGATTACACCAGTAAGTATTTGGATTTAAAAGATAAGCTAAGCAACAGCTCTCCAATAGAAAAAACATCTATTCTAAATGACATCGATTTTGAACTTGAGCTGATTAGACGCGATACAATAAATGTTACCTATATTATTCAACTATTAATTAAATATAAATTAAAGCACAGTTCAAAAGATAAAGAAATTATTGAAAAAGAAATCTCGAACTTATTGAACACAGAAGTTTCATTAAGAAGTAAGAGAGAACTGATTGAGAAATTTATTCAAGAAAGCTTACCGCACATTTCGGATACCGATATTATACCAGAAGAATTTGAAAAATTCTGGAATGAAGAACAAGATAAAGCGCTAAAAGATTTAGTAAAAACGGAAAATCTTTCTGATGAAAAAACTGAAAAATTGATAGAAAATTATCTTTTTACCGAGCGAGAGCCTTTAAGGAAAGAAATTTTAGACCTTCGCATAGATGGAAGACCTAGCGTTTTAAAATCTAAGGAAGTGGGTGACCGAATATTGAATAAAATTTTAGATTTCGTAGATACTTTTGTTAATGGTATATCTGGAATATAA
- a CDS encoding endonuclease/exonuclease/phosphatase family protein has protein sequence MKIITWNCNMAFRKKAEFILKEQPDILIVPECENQERLIFGNMTRKPNDIFWYGKNPNKGIGIFSYGNFKIKLLDIHNPDFKYVLPLSIYYEKINLTVFAIWSQKPEKHDCYTEQVWNAVHFYSNLLDNNNVILIGDFNSNSVWDKPNRVYNHSNLVDYLKRKNIFSTYHHFHNQFQGREKDHTLFMHRNIDKPYHIDYCFASLNLIKRLKNVTVGSYERWTKYSDHKPLSVTFDLV, from the coding sequence ATGAAGATAATAACTTGGAATTGTAATATGGCTTTCCGTAAAAAAGCGGAATTTATTTTAAAGGAACAGCCAGACATTCTGATTGTACCTGAATGCGAAAATCAAGAACGGCTTATATTTGGAAATATGACGAGAAAACCAAATGACATCTTTTGGTACGGAAAAAATCCAAATAAAGGAATTGGAATTTTCTCATATGGTAACTTTAAAATTAAACTACTCGATATTCATAATCCAGACTTCAAATATGTTTTGCCATTATCTATTTACTATGAAAAAATTAATTTGACAGTTTTTGCTATATGGTCGCAAAAACCCGAGAAACATGATTGTTATACCGAGCAGGTTTGGAATGCTGTTCACTTTTATAGTAATTTATTAGACAATAATAATGTAATTCTTATTGGGGATTTTAATAGTAATTCCGTTTGGGATAAACCAAATAGAGTTTACAATCATTCAAACCTTGTTGATTATTTAAAAAGAAAAAATATTTTCAGCACTTATCATCATTTTCATAATCAATTTCAGGGGCGTGAAAAAGATCATACCCTTTTTATGCACAGAAATATTGACAAACCATATCATATTGATTATTGTTTTGCTTCTTTAAACCTAATCAAGAGATTAAAAAATGTTACGGTTGGAAGTTATGAAAGGTGGACTAAATATAGTGATCATAAACCGTTAAGTGTTACCTTCGATTTAGTATAG
- a CDS encoding restriction endonuclease has protein sequence MKGPEFLKYIDPVLTTLQSNGGAGNSSDVIEQVIDKLEITETELEETTSNGQSRIRNQIQWARFYLFKAGLIDNAQRGIWRLTKEGLDKKLRDNDDVYELFKKVQDSVKKTSSSKPQKAEPKFENIATEDEEHSIGLINIIQNLTPSGFEKLCKRLLTEIGINEIVITGGSGDQGIDGKGIVKLNDVVGLNIVFQCKRYKETVSPHHVRDFRGAMQGRGEKGLIITTGRFTKEAKGEANRDGVTPIELIDGDRLVELFEKYQLGLKPVTVFEIDQEFFKSFN, from the coding sequence ATGAAAGGACCAGAATTTTTAAAATATATCGATCCAGTTCTGACAACGCTTCAATCCAACGGAGGCGCTGGAAATTCATCGGATGTAATAGAACAAGTAATAGATAAATTGGAAATTACAGAAACCGAATTGGAAGAAACAACTTCAAATGGGCAATCGCGAATTAGAAATCAAATTCAATGGGCTAGATTTTATTTGTTTAAAGCTGGATTAATTGATAACGCTCAAAGAGGAATATGGAGATTAACAAAAGAAGGTTTAGATAAAAAATTAAGAGACAATGATGATGTTTATGAATTATTTAAAAAAGTTCAAGATAGCGTCAAAAAGACTTCTTCATCAAAACCACAAAAGGCTGAACCAAAATTTGAAAATATAGCAACCGAAGATGAAGAACATTCGATCGGATTAATAAACATCATACAAAATCTCACTCCAAGCGGATTTGAAAAACTTTGTAAACGCTTATTAACTGAAATCGGAATTAACGAAATAGTTATAACGGGTGGTTCTGGTGATCAAGGAATTGATGGAAAAGGAATTGTAAAACTTAATGATGTTGTTGGATTAAACATCGTTTTTCAATGCAAGCGTTATAAAGAAACTGTTTCTCCGCATCATGTTCGCGATTTTCGGGGCGCAATGCAGGGACGAGGTGAAAAAGGGCTTATAATAACTACAGGTCGTTTTACGAAAGAAGCAAAGGGTGAAGCAAATCGTGATGGAGTTACACCGATTGAACTGATAGACGGTGATAGACTCGTTGAACTTTTTGAAAAATACCAACTTGGTTTAAAGCCAGTTACAGTTTTTGAAATTGACCAAGAGTTTTTCAAAAGCTTTAATTAA
- a CDS encoding JAB domain-containing protein — translation METLNQNWQIVSEIELIYKTKVKNSERPQIKSSKDAYKLALSAWDYNKIEFFEQFKVLFMNQAHKALGIYEISSGGIAGTVVDIRLIFSAALKANATSLMIIHNHPSGNLIASEADKNITKKVKEAGKLLDITLLDSLIITSESYYSFADEGAL, via the coding sequence ATGGAAACTTTAAATCAAAACTGGCAGATTGTATCTGAAATTGAACTTATCTATAAAACAAAGGTAAAAAACTCTGAAAGACCGCAAATCAAATCTTCGAAAGATGCATATAAACTCGCTCTTTCAGCGTGGGATTATAATAAAATAGAATTCTTTGAGCAGTTCAAAGTATTATTTATGAATCAAGCTCACAAGGCACTTGGAATTTACGAAATTTCTTCTGGAGGAATTGCAGGAACTGTTGTAGATATCAGATTAATATTTTCAGCAGCTCTTAAAGCAAATGCTACTTCACTGATGATAATTCACAATCATCCTTCAGGAAATCTTATAGCATCTGAAGCTGATAAAAATATAACTAAAAAAGTAAAAGAAGCCGGAAAACTCCTTGATATTACACTACTGGATTCATTAATTATAACTTCTGAATCATACTATTCCTTCGCTGATGAAGGCGCTTTATAA
- a CDS encoding AAA family ATPase gives MRNNLYLRRLVVFTNEGKVAYDEKFHNGINIICGDNSSGKSTITHFIFFALGGEFNDFVPEARECQVVFAEIQANDTIVTLKRYIEINEKTKNINSRIAMNFFWGDYEESQSPPPNKYWQKFQYNTTVEKRSFSNVIFELLGLPEVKEENNITIHQVLRLLYIDQESPTSSLFVYEEFDKQSVREAVSDLLLGVYNQDLYTLKLNLYNAEKQLDEVKNEIRLTKRFFQNAFALDKEHLKTQIENKEADILNLNEEISRIRSNVEEVQYDSTKQLEFQILQDETAGKRTTVIELQNKIELFKNEIIDSDFFIDALNDKYRALNNSVYTREFLGNIPLDYCPECLNKLVHSGVENSCKLCKQISDDSFGITQAKRMQLEIKFQIDESTKLLSFKNKQLKILESNLEKEISELNNLQKRVNNSITDVRPFELEKLDTLNFQKGLAEGEILQFRTMLEQADIYDKLLEEKTTLDKNIGTFKYKIFTIQEAQRKIKKDTILNIQTEGVYLLNNDFDRQREFTTAEPKDLIIDFSNNLVYLKTDNTEKFKQYQKFSASSNFYLKISARFALFLASLTVDSMRYPRFIFADNMEDKGIEKERAQNFQNILIKRVLALDPNQESQLIYTTSYITDELLESTYIVGEYYTKDNPSLKNIE, from the coding sequence ATGAGAAATAATTTATATTTAAGACGTCTTGTCGTTTTTACAAATGAAGGAAAGGTTGCTTATGACGAAAAATTCCATAATGGAATTAATATTATATGTGGTGATAATAGTAGTGGAAAATCAACGATAACACATTTTATCTTTTTTGCTTTAGGAGGTGAATTTAATGATTTCGTTCCTGAAGCTAGAGAGTGCCAAGTAGTTTTTGCTGAAATACAAGCAAATGATACAATTGTCACTTTAAAAAGATACATTGAAATTAATGAAAAAACAAAGAATATAAATTCAAGAATTGCAATGAATTTTTTTTGGGGCGATTACGAGGAAAGTCAATCACCCCCTCCAAATAAATATTGGCAAAAATTTCAATATAATACAACAGTTGAAAAGCGAAGCTTTTCGAATGTGATTTTTGAATTATTAGGGCTTCCAGAAGTTAAAGAAGAAAATAATATAACAATTCATCAAGTATTAAGATTATTGTATATTGATCAAGAATCGCCAACTAGCTCTTTATTTGTATATGAAGAATTTGATAAGCAATCTGTAAGAGAAGCTGTATCTGATTTATTGCTAGGGGTCTACAATCAAGACCTATATACTTTAAAACTCAACCTTTATAATGCCGAAAAACAACTTGATGAAGTTAAGAATGAAATTCGTTTAACGAAAAGATTTTTTCAAAATGCTTTTGCTTTAGATAAGGAACATTTAAAAACACAAATTGAGAATAAAGAGGCAGATATTTTAAATTTGAACGAAGAAATATCACGAATTAGAAGTAATGTTGAAGAAGTGCAGTATGACTCAACAAAACAATTAGAATTTCAAATTTTACAAGACGAAACAGCAGGTAAACGAACAACCGTTATTGAATTACAGAACAAAATTGAACTTTTCAAAAATGAAATAATTGACTCAGATTTCTTTATAGATGCATTAAATGACAAATATAGAGCATTGAACAACTCCGTTTATACAAGAGAATTTTTAGGCAATATTCCTTTAGATTATTGTCCTGAATGCCTAAATAAACTTGTTCATTCAGGCGTAGAAAACAGTTGTAAGCTTTGTAAACAAATTTCCGACGATAGCTTTGGTATAACTCAAGCCAAGAGAATGCAATTAGAAATCAAATTTCAAATTGATGAATCTACCAAATTATTATCATTTAAAAACAAACAATTAAAAATTTTAGAATCGAATCTTGAAAAAGAGATTTCTGAATTAAATAATCTACAAAAAAGAGTAAATAATTCAATTACAGATGTAAGGCCTTTTGAACTAGAAAAACTTGATACTCTGAATTTTCAAAAAGGATTAGCAGAGGGTGAAATCCTGCAATTTAGAACAATGTTGGAGCAAGCAGATATATATGATAAACTTTTAGAAGAGAAAACTACATTAGATAAAAATATCGGAACTTTTAAGTATAAAATTTTCACAATTCAAGAAGCCCAAAGAAAAATTAAAAAAGATACTATTTTAAACATCCAAACAGAAGGAGTATATCTTCTTAATAATGATTTCGACAGGCAGAGGGAATTTACAACTGCAGAACCAAAGGATCTAATCATTGATTTCTCGAACAATTTGGTTTATCTAAAAACCGACAATACCGAAAAGTTTAAACAATATCAAAAATTTTCAGCGAGTTCTAATTTCTATTTAAAAATATCGGCAAGATTTGCTTTATTTCTTGCTTCTCTAACTGTAGATAGTATGCGTTATCCTAGATTTATTTTCGCAGATAATATGGAAGATAAAGGTATTGAAAAAGAAAGAGCCCAGAACTTCCAGAATATTCTAATTAAAAGAGTCCTTGCTTTAGATCCCAATCAGGAAAGTCAATTGATTTATACTACTTCATATATTACGGATGAACTTTTAGAGTCTACTTATATAGTAGGAGAATATTATACGAAGGATAATCCTAGTTTAAAGAACATAGAATAG
- a CDS encoding ABC-three component system middle component 5 — protein MILYNNAFDLYHTIFRMLHLLSKVNPDQKIETDKIRIWDYYLLFPNEIFKIKPLRNEKEFKAILKQLHVIKNNPYQQIYDERKTLQKIKPYQHSALICLASYNIIDKDSLLENFIKINSVELLKKYSQSVGELSPREKNIITIVTSSFYDISLFGEKGLKSRSNLMESRYDEK, from the coding sequence ATGATATTATATAATAATGCATTCGATTTATATCACACTATTTTTAGGATGTTACATCTCTTAAGCAAAGTCAATCCTGATCAAAAAATAGAGACAGACAAAATAAGAATATGGGACTATTATCTTTTATTTCCAAATGAAATATTTAAGATAAAACCCTTAAGAAACGAAAAAGAGTTTAAAGCTATTTTGAAACAACTGCATGTAATAAAAAACAATCCTTATCAACAAATCTACGATGAGCGTAAAACACTTCAAAAAATCAAGCCGTACCAACATTCAGCTCTTATTTGTTTAGCATCATACAATATAATAGATAAAGATTCTTTATTAGAAAATTTTATAAAAATAAATTCTGTAGAACTTTTAAAAAAGTATTCTCAATCTGTTGGAGAGCTATCACCTAGAGAAAAAAATATAATAACAATTGTAACTTCAAGTTTTTATGATATCTCTTTATTTGGAGAGAAAGGATTGAAAAGCAGGAGTAATTTAATGGAAAGTAGGTACGATGAGAAATAA
- a CDS encoding ABC-three component system protein, which produces MPQEINNDGLIDQQNNFANVESIYLAPKSKWQRRFEKLQEEVRNDERYESFIDDFLNYNTIQDGIGLEQKLIDANFTNIEIIRALKLKEKYSKRVVKGEMFQAQQEIDVEIFSLVDNNFYAYVFPQIESNAQKADILVLLREKVIQPILDVLNREGEADNFLNYNANDIYGMVYFLTGKCHLNWKNYDII; this is translated from the coding sequence ATGCCCCAAGAAATTAATAATGATGGTTTAATTGATCAGCAAAATAACTTTGCAAATGTCGAAAGTATATATTTAGCTCCAAAATCTAAGTGGCAGAGGAGGTTTGAAAAACTTCAAGAAGAAGTAAGAAATGATGAAAGATATGAATCTTTTATAGATGATTTCCTTAATTACAATACTATACAAGACGGAATTGGTCTAGAACAGAAGCTTATTGATGCTAATTTTACTAATATTGAAATAATAAGGGCATTAAAACTCAAAGAAAAATATTCAAAAAGAGTAGTAAAAGGTGAGATGTTTCAGGCACAGCAAGAAATAGATGTCGAAATTTTTTCTTTGGTAGATAATAATTTTTACGCTTATGTCTTTCCGCAAATTGAATCAAATGCTCAAAAAGCTGATATACTTGTTCTTTTGAGAGAGAAGGTAATTCAGCCTATTCTTGATGTATTAAACCGAGAAGGTGAGGCAGATAATTTTTTAAATTACAACGCAAACGATATTTATGGAATGGTGTATTTTCTAACAGGAAAATGTCATTTAAATTGGAAGAATTATGATATTATATAA
- a CDS encoding nucleoside hydrolase-like domain-containing protein, which yields MKVKYYSICLLSLFITSVYGQKPVPVKPRILISTDIGGTDPDDNQSMTHLLMYSDKFEIEGLISSPSYGNGSKQKIIRMIDLYEKDLPKLQKHHSGFASPDYLRSITKQGYHGNVSFIGYSKATEGSDWIIKSAQKKSSQPLWILCWGGLEDLAQALHDAPNIQNNIKVYWIGGPNKKWSANSYAYIVANFPNLWFIENNSSYYGLFSPSDEPDNVVISDYYSKHIKDKSFLGKDFINYYKGEVKMGDTPSLLYMMDGDPNDPTRESWGCSFEKFNYSPRTVLDRTTTIKDTIAFCSIMELRFNVPKSKAKKESIGFWMEVPYGKTIQKWPGYYIGNDVYAIRYIPKKAEVLNYKLSSDIPEINGRTGALVATNLWPGKKSQKDYQLGNNWFTDKHDSDLYFGKIQGGKTISKWRDEILLDWSKRWEWLND from the coding sequence ATGAAAGTAAAATATTATTCTATTTGTCTATTAAGCCTTTTCATTACTTCTGTTTATGGACAAAAGCCAGTACCTGTAAAACCCAGAATACTTATTAGTACAGATATTGGCGGAACAGATCCAGATGACAATCAATCCATGACGCATTTACTAATGTATAGTGATAAATTTGAAATTGAAGGTTTAATTTCGTCTCCATCTTATGGAAATGGAAGCAAACAGAAAATAATTCGAATGATTGATTTATATGAAAAAGATCTTCCGAAACTTCAAAAACACCATTCTGGATTTGCATCTCCTGATTATCTGCGTTCTATAACAAAACAAGGCTATCACGGAAATGTTTCTTTTATTGGTTATTCGAAAGCCACAGAAGGATCCGATTGGATAATAAAAAGTGCTCAGAAAAAAAGTTCGCAACCTTTATGGATATTATGCTGGGGAGGTTTAGAAGATTTAGCACAAGCTCTACACGATGCGCCAAATATTCAGAATAATATTAAAGTGTATTGGATAGGTGGTCCAAATAAAAAATGGAGCGCGAATAGTTATGCTTATATTGTTGCCAATTTTCCTAATTTATGGTTTATCGAAAACAATTCTTCTTATTATGGGTTATTTTCTCCTAGTGATGAACCTGATAATGTGGTTATTTCAGATTATTATTCCAAACACATTAAAGACAAAAGTTTTTTAGGAAAAGATTTCATCAACTATTATAAAGGAGAAGTCAAAATGGGAGACACACCTTCCCTGCTCTACATGATGGATGGCGATCCCAACGATCCAACACGCGAAAGCTGGGGATGTAGTTTTGAAAAATTCAATTATAGTCCCCGAACGGTACTTGACAGAACAACAACTATTAAAGACACAATAGCTTTCTGTTCTATAATGGAACTACGATTTAATGTACCAAAATCAAAAGCAAAAAAAGAATCTATAGGCTTTTGGATGGAAGTTCCTTATGGAAAAACAATTCAGAAATGGCCAGGATATTATATCGGAAATGATGTTTATGCCATAAGATATATTCCTAAAAAAGCAGAAGTCTTAAATTATAAATTGTCTTCTGATATTCCAGAAATTAACGGACGAACTGGCGCATTAGTTGCAACAAACTTATGGCCTGGAAAAAAGAGTCAAAAAGATTATCAATTAGGCAATAATTGGTTTACAGATAAACACGATTCGGATCTTTATTTTGGTAAAATTCAAGGAGGAAAAACAATTTCAAAATGGAGAGATGAAATTTTATTAGACTGGAGTAAAAGATGGGAATGGTTAAATGACTGA